Part of the Vigna unguiculata cultivar IT97K-499-35 chromosome 3, ASM411807v1, whole genome shotgun sequence genome, TGAGATGGTTAACGAGAGCATTTCTTGTGATGTAGTCCGTACAATTAGAGATCCCTCCAGCTGAAATTAATTGTTTGATTAAAGTGTCAGAAGATGCTGATCTTGATCTGGATCTTTGTTGCCTAAGATGATCCAAAGGGGTCATGCCATCAGTGTCACGAATATTGAAATCAATTGATGAAACAGACATCAGCAATTCCACCACATCACATTTGATGTTATGCATCACAGCAACATGAAGAGCTGTTCTTCCTTCATTGTTCCTCACATTGATGATGTCTTTCATGCTCACAATGTTTTCACTTGTCAATTGCTTCATCAGCTCAATGTGCTTGTCCAGTCTACAGAAACCAGGGCTTCTGAAACCAACCACTGCCATGTGAAGAAAAGTATCTCCATAGTTATTGTTTAAAGTTGCTAATGAGGGAGATGCTCCAATCAGAAACTCTACCACAGGTAAGTAACCTCTGTAACAAGCTATATGTAATGCTGTATTTCCTTGAGTATCAGTTGAATTTACAATATCATAGGATTCGACTAGATTTCTCACAACCTGCATCGttaacatgatgaaaataagtaataatGAGTTTATAGTAACATTGATTAGATAGTACCACACAATTGTATGGTACTATCTGaatatttcacaaaaaaaaattatatttcacatTCATCTTTGAGGAGCCTGAACATGATCTACTGTGTAGTATCAATAAACATTTTGTTCATACTCTACTTCTGCAGTTATCAATTCTCCCTAGCCAAATGAAGAAAAGAGGGATTCCAGTGAACCATAAAATGAACCAGGTTTTTCCATAATTTATTAAGGATCCAATATCAGGACTTTTGAATTCTAACTATAACATTATCATTAAACAAGTAGGACTCCTGAATTTTCTACAACCACATTCAGAGTGTGTTTGGTTTTCCATTGAGAATCTCTCCAACTGCAAACCATGATTTAGACAAACATGCACTAAATGCTAAGGCTATGTTTGAATTTTCAATTACACATATTGAATGATCCATGAGAGTGGAATTGACACAAAACAAACACAGTCTTAAGTAATCTGGCTCACCTGAACCTGGCCTCTTGCAGCAGCTGCATGCAAGAGAGTAGAACCTTGGGCATCTCTATAAGACAAAATCTGAGAAACAGAAACACCAGCTAGAAGCTGCTTCAGTATTTCCAAATTCCCTCCTCTGGCAGCAGCATGAATGGCCCTATTCATCACATCCCTCTTGAAAACCTTAGACCCTTCATCCAACTTCTCTTCCAATTCTGCTCCACTGCCAGAAAGACTCTCCTTTCTTGACAGAGCAGAATGAAGCAGGAGCTTAAAGACCTCACAGTTCTTGCCCCTGGCTGCAGCATACAGCATGTCAGTGACACCATACTCTCCTTCACCAAACACCAACAAAGGGTCTCTCCCCAACAACTCAAGAACAAAGTCAGCATCCCCAGCCGAAGCAGCAGTGTAAAGAAGCCATCCACCATAGCCTGCACGGATGAGAGAGTTGTGCCCTTTTCCCATCTCACACTCAATCATGAGATTCCTAGCAACCTTGGACCGGCACTTGGCAACATCCTCAAACTTAGACTCATCGTCCCACACGGCTTCAAGGCGGCGAATGCGGCGGAGGGACGTGAGCTTGATGAGGAGGTTGGTGTCAAGGTGGAGAAGCTCAGTGACCAAATCATAGAGCCCATTTGCAGCGGCATAATCAATGGGAGATGCATACCACCATTGGGAGCCAGTGCTTTCCCAACGAAGAGGAAAGTGAGAGGGAGGCATAGTCACTGTTAAAAGTACCCCAAATCAGAGATGACCCTTTTGCAACAAAGGACAATCACAACCAGTTTGTGCAATTCTAGTTCCGAGCAGCGGTGAAAAAGAGGCCTTTGAGACCCCT contains:
- the LOC114178511 gene encoding serine/threonine-protein phosphatase 6 regulatory ankyrin repeat subunit B-like; the protein is MPPSHFPLRWESTGSQWWYASPIDYAAANGLYDLVTELLHLDTNLLIKLTSLRRIRRLEAVWDDESKFEDVAKCRSKVARNLMIECEMGKGHNSLIRAGYGGWLLYTAASAGDADFVLELLGRDPLLVFGEGEYGVTDMLYAAARGKNCEVFKLLLHSALSRKESLSGSGAELEEKLDEGSKVFKRDVMNRAIHAAARGGNLEILKQLLAGVSVSQILSYRDAQGSTLLHAAAARGQVQVVRNLVESYDIVNSTDTQGNTALHIACYRGYLPVVEFLIGASPSLATLNNNYGDTFLHMAVVGFRSPGFCRLDKHIELMKQLTSENIVSMKDIINVRNNEGRTALHVAVMHNIKCDVVELLMSVSSIDFNIRDTDGMTPLDHLRQQRSRSRSASSDTLIKQLISAGGISNCTDYITRNALVNHLRTHGIGASPGTSFRIPDSEILLYTGIENSCDTNYDQASMESNSWSSEINNYESPNSPCNSNNSSVNYGARRLKFLLQWHGIRDTKEAASELEDDVSENSFNSRNNLEELPIPLRQRYSKMCSLPNNKRTVSIRTYLPSASDRKYFHAGLMQGVIKVKPQGPLPVHATSGLFQELSISSHASNNKQNGVDIMRPSCSNGSMDGGGSLQLNYKRGSFNKKMMNRYFSFGAHGQALEDANSCTKSNRSSKNFSSLVA